ACATGAGATGTTTTGCATTCAGATATTTTCAGCTCACTTTTTGTGATGTCTTGAGAATCTGATTTTGTATCGGTGTTGTGGGCAACGCTTGTTGATTAATACTTCATTTAGGGTTGTGGTTTAAGTCACAGTTGTTCTTGTTTTCTGCTTCGTAATACATGTAAGTCAGAATGTTGGTAAATTAGCAAAACTGCTTCTAATGTGTCGGCCAGGAATTCAACTGACTCAAATTTCGCTTTATTTCACAGAATCTTTTGTCACTGGACAattacacaaattaaaaaagaaataccTAAATAGTTAGACTTAGTTTATTAGGGCAGTAGGCCTAATACTGTTGCGTCCATGGTCCCTTCAGTGTTATGTTGATTATCTGACTAATTTACACAATGACCATGTGAAAACAAAACCTTGAAGTTATTAGCTCACCAAAGCATGTTAAGTTTTACGCAAGGTGGTGAGCAAAACTGCACACTCTGCGTTAAAATATCCACACAAAAGTTTaagtgacaaaacaaaattgcggGTTTTCTAGAAATGAAAATCAAGTAGCCTGTAATCTGACACCCTCTCCCCTTCCTTTTAAAGCACTTTCCCTTTAGAAGGACCAGGGTGTGTTTCCATCAAAACAAGAGAAGCAACTTAAGTAAAGCATCTttatcaaggacacaagtgtcacgactaggattcgaacccacacccctaACTTGATTTCAAACTGTAAATGGCTTAGCCATTATGCTCACTCAGCCTTGTTTGCTCTTGATAAAATCTGGATGATTTCTTAGGTTATAACACAGCCCGGTGTGTCATAAGGATTTTGTTTCCCCAGTGAATGTGTTGCCCCCCCCCTTCCATACAGGTCAGATTAACATGGGCTGAGAGAAGTTGATTAAAAATAGCGCACTATCGGATGAAATTTCTGCACCATTCACTGTATTAAGGGAGGACATCGTCTCTGGGGATCTAAATCTCATGCCACACTAGATCATCATCTGTGCTCCATACAATTTTCACGACCTTCAAATGAAAAGGGAAAGAGCTTTTATGGTTAACATACATTATTCATATACACCCGTATACATACAGACTTATGGGATTTATTGTAAGATAATGTGTATCGTGCATAATACTGCCAAGTCTGTATGTGCTTGTATTTTCAAGAACGCGcttatcctccaatcagattcgcagaattgAGTGGTGAttaaaacctatattgcacggctaatatcactacctgcgtcttgtgtgttctatgtcacgcgccaagtttgcttgaagataaatatgttatcacacacgcgctcgtggaaatacggaaaatatagtgcgtctgcgtcccataaaTCCAACTCGCCCTTTGGCttcattggatatgggacgcagaagcgctacaagatacaaataaaataaaatgaccaagatggtgacagcgtgataaaggtctaattATATTTATAATGGAGTTTATATGATTGTGTTTCTCTTCTGCAGCTTCCATACCATGAGAACACCAAGGTATTGAGACTACTAGAGATATGTTTGCAGACTGTGGCAACTAACATCACTAACTACAGCTTAGATGGATTCCCTGATGACTTCTTACTAGGGTGAGTCTTTACAATGTGGCCAGCGTTCCGTCAGCCTGTATGTGGCTCATAGAGAATGCCCCTATCACACCCAACCACAGTCATACCACATCCTTAACCACACTCGTCAAGGAGAGAATACAAACTAATATGAAACAAACTATACAGCCAATATTGAATTCTACTGTTGACCCACTTAACACAGGCCCATTCTGTTctccattttgggagtcaatatGTATACGAAGGAATTGACTCTCAAAATGGTGGAACTAGTCGACCCGCATTATGGGGAGGTCCTCCCACACTTGCAAGGAATCAACAGCCCTTTATGATTCCATGGCTTTATAGTTTGGGCTCTGAGTTGAGTTAGTTGTGAAAATGTGTGCGTTATGTCACAGGCTTCAAACATAGCCTGAGCCTTGGTTTCAATAAGGGCTGGATTCACACATTCTTTGATGTCATCCAATTAATCATGGTTTCATATATTATCTGCTGTATTTTTATTGCTTCTTGATATTTGAGAcatttgaaattttacttacattGAATTTGTATTTCCACAAATGATGCTTTTTAGTCTGAAATTAAGTATGTCTTTATAACCCTGAATGTTTAATTCTGTAATTTCTATTGATCATGAATTACTACATATTTCATTTCTGTGCTATATTGTGTTCATATTCTGATTGTTCAATTCGATCAGGAACTTCCCTTGCATTTCTGTGCTATAATGTGTTTGTATTCTGATTTTTTCAATGTGATCAGCAATTACTACTTCATTCATTTCTTTTCTGTGCTATATCCTTGTTTatattctgattggtcaatctCCACTGCATTTCTGTGCTATATATTGATTGTATTCTGATTGTTCAATTCGATCAGGAACTACTATTTCATTTCTGTGCTATATATTGATTGTATTCTGATTGTTCAATTCGATCAGGAACTACTATTTCATTTCTGTGCTATATATTGATTGTATTCTGATTGTTCAATTCGATCAGGAATCTCCATTTCATTTCTGTGCTATATATTGATTGTATTCTGATTGTTCAATTCGATCAGGAACTACTATTTCATTTCTGTGCTATATATTGAATTGTATTCTGATTGCTCAATTCGATCAGGAATTTCCATTTCATTTCTGTGCTATATATTGATTGTATTCTGATTGTTCAATTCGATCAGGAACTACTATTTCATTTCTGTGCTATATATTGATTGTATTCTGATTGTTCAATTCAATCAGGAATTTCCATTTCATTTCTGTGCTATATATTGATTGTATTCTGATTGTTCAATTCGATCAAGAACTACTATTTCATTTCTGTGCTATATATTGATTGTATTCTGATTGTTCCATTCGATCAGGAATTTCCACTTCATTTCTGTGCTATATATTGATTGTATTCTGATTGTTCAATTCGATCAGGAATTACTATTTCGTTTCTGTGCTatattgtgtttattttctGATTGTTCAATTCGATCAGGAATTTCCATTTCATTTCTGTGCTATATTGTCTTTATATTCTGATTATTCAATTCGATCAGGAATTTCCATTTCATTTCTGTGCTATATTGTCTTTATATTGTGAATTTTCAATTTGATCAGGAATTTCCATTGCATTTATGTGCTATATTGTCTTTGAATTCTGATTGTTTAACTCGATTAGGAATTTTAATTTCTGTGCTATATTGTATTTCTATTCTGATTTTTCAATGTGACTGACCAGGTATTACTacttaaataatttcttctctgtGCTTTTATCCTTGTTTGTATTCTGATTGTTCAGTTCGATCAGGAATTACTATTTCATTTCTTTGCTACACTGTGTTTATATTCCGATTGCTCAATTTGCTCATTCGGGAATTACTATTTCATTTCTGTgctataatttgtttgtgttctgATTGTTCAATTGGATCAGGAATTACTATGTATAcaatcaaaatatttcttttctGTGCTATATTGTGTTTGAATTCTAATTGCTCAATTGGATCAGGATTTGCTATTGCATTTCTGTGCCATATTAAATGTGTTTGTATAGTATTCTGATTGTTCAATTTGATCAGAAATTATGACATAATTTCTTTTCTCTGCTTTATCCCTGCTTGTATTCTGATTGTTCTATTCGATCAGGAATTACTACACATATCGTTTTTGTGCtataatgtttttgtatttagttTGTTTAACTTAATCAAGACTTAGGCCTATATATTTATAGAGGGCTATTGACCTTAAATTACTCTATGCATCTAGTTGCTTCATTTGTACCAATTATCATTGGTATTATCTTGATTTTCATAATTATACTCTTAGCAATATTAATTTGTCAGTATTATTCACTTTGCCAAAGACTTTACTTTCTTTGTTTGGGAGATTTTATACTATTGCATCTCTTGTGTACGTACATGTTTCTTATACAAAATGCTagaaagtataaaacactgtaagGCCATCTGGTATTGTAGTAATCTTTTAATGAGTGGCCACCTCACACAGTTTAATTCTGATACATTTTCTTCTGCTGTTCTCTCCACAGAGACATCTTGCATCGATTAAAGAGAAATAAGAAACTAAACAATACAACATTGGAGTGTATCCTGAGTTCTGAGATGCAGAAACTTGACTTGAGTGATACTTATCTAACTACAGGCTCCTTGAAGATGATCATGAAGACTTGTCCAAACCTCAGGATTCTTAATCTTAAATACTGTGGTTATCTTCTAAATGATGAACTTCTTATGAGACTCATGAAGGTTTGACATAACTTAAATAGTGTCATTAAatcactgtacacgtttggtaattactcaaaatatatattagcataaaatcttacttggtaacgagcaacggcgaactgttgatagtataaaacattgtgagaaatggctccctctgaagtaacgtagtttttgagaaagaggtaatttctcactaaaataattaaagacttctggccagaagccttatttctatctgaaagcacactattatacttgtacaacaagggtgttttttctttcatcattttcttgcaatgaattgagtccaaattttcacaggtttgttattatatgcatgttgatatatgttgagatacaccaagtgagaatactggtctttgacaattaccaaacgtgttcagacCCTTAAATATTGAAAGTTCTGAATATTTTCATTCCTATTATGTATTTGTAACCAAGATGTCTgtgtttctctttttcttttagAAACTGCCATATCTTAAAGACCTGAATGTATGTAAATGCACTCACCTAACCAGCATGTCTCTACGCAACATGACCAAGCATCTACCAAGTATACAAGTCTTAAATATTGCCCAGATTAAGAACTTCAAAGAAGAGGATATTCTGAAGTTTCTGGTGGATTGTACTGAGTTAAGATATCTGGCTATCTATCAGTGTAGTCTGCCACTAACGGAGGATTTCTGCAATAAAGTGGATGAAATCTGTCAGAGCAGACCGAAGCTTAAGGTTGTCAAAACATGACACCCCCatgattaaagacaatggacactattggtaattactcaaaataattgttagcataaaaacatacttggttatgagtaatgtggagctgttgtgagaaacggctccctctgaagtaacatagttttcgagaaataagtaattttccacgaatttgattttgagaccccagatttagaatttgaggtctcaaaatcaagcatctgaaagcacacaacttgagctcaaattttcacaggtttgttattttatgcacatgttgagatacagctagtgagaagactggtctttgacaattaccaatagtgtccagtgtctttaagtgaaatAACAAGAAAATATACCCTTAGCTTTTTATATGAATAATCTGTGCCAACCAAGTTGGAGAGGTCGTGTTTAATTATGTACATTATATTTGGGAATTCTAACTGAATATTTAAGAATTTCTTTTTCAGAGTTCTTATTATAATTAAGATTTGATAAGGTGCAGaaattaaaagaatttgttttcttaattccGTACTGTTTTTTGTAGATGAATGATTTGAATGTGGTAACAC
Above is a genomic segment from Asterias amurensis chromosome 6, ASM3211899v1 containing:
- the LOC139938581 gene encoding uncharacterized protein isoform X2, which codes for MAKSPASGKEEMKNGSKTDFLYADPNNSKLGRRLAYLLRYGAVKEGLKVTEKGFVKLSDMMMVPLFSVYTKETLITEFEKSTSERGKRRYEVETRKGEVFVRSIFGQQFERLPYHENTKVLRLLEICLQTVATNITNYSLDGFPDDFLLGDILHRLKRNKKLNNTTLECILSSEMQKLDLSDTYLTTGSLKMIMKTCPNLRILNLKYCGYLLNDELLMRLMKKLPYLKDLNVCKCTHLTSMSLRNMTKHLPSIQVLNIAQIKNFKEEDILKFLVDCTELRYLAIYQCSLPLTEDFCNKVDEICQSRPKLKVVKT
- the LOC139938581 gene encoding uncharacterized protein isoform X3, giving the protein MKNGSKTDFLYADPNNSKLGRRLAYLLRYGAVKEGLKVTEKGFVKLSDMMMVPLFSVYTKETLITEFEKSTSERGKRRYEVETRKGEVFVRSIFGQQFERLPYHENTKVLRLLEICLQTVATNITNYSLDGFPDDFLLGDILHRLKRNKKLNNTTLECILSSEMQKLDLSDTYLTTGSLKMIMKTCPNLRILNLKYCGYLLNDELLMRLMKKLPYLKDLNVCKCTHLTSMSLRNMTKHLPSIQVLNIAQIKNFKEEDILKFLVDCTELRYLAIYQCSLPLTEDFCNKVDEICQSRPKLKVVKT